The sequence below is a genomic window from Deltaproteobacteria bacterium.
GCCAACGGAGCAGCTTGCAGCACCAACTGCACGGCTTCGGGGATGCTCATGAAATAACGAGTAATCTCAGGATGCGTAACCGTTACCGGCCCACCGCTCTTAATCTGGCGGAGGAACAGGGGCACGACACTGCCATTGCTCCCTAAGACGTTCCCGAATCGGACGGCGCAAAAGACGGTTCGACCATGCGAAGCGCTGCGCGCCAATGCTTGAAGATAGAGTTCCATGGCGCGTTTTGTGGTGCCCATCACATTGGTCGGATTCACGGCCTTATCTGTAGAAATCTGGACAAACGTTTCCACTCCATAGTGAACGGCAAGTTCGCAGAGGGAGCGCGTGCCGACGATATTATTCAGCACTCCCTCCTCCGGATGGGCCTCCATCATGGGCACATGTTTATAGGCAGCGGCATGAAACACGATCTGGGGCGCATGACGTTCGAAGACCTCACGCAGACGCGCCACATTTTTCACATCGGCAAGAAATGCTACATTCCGACTGTCCGACAAATGCTGTCCGACTTCCAGGTCGATGTCGTACAGGGCGCTCTCGGCTTTATCGAGCAGGATCAACGTCCCAGGGCTATGCTGCGCAAGCTGACGGCACAGCTCCGCACCAATGGAGCCCCCAGCGCCGGTGACCAAAACGCGTTTCCCTCTGACAAAATCCAGTACCGGGGCGAGGTTCAAGCGCACCGGGGGGCGCTCTAATAGATCCTCGATCGCCAGATCGCGAATCTGTCGGACCGTCACCGTTCCATCGAGGAGATCCTGCAAGCTAGGCAAGGTCTTAATCGGCACCTTAAACGGCACCAGCGCCTGGACGATCTGACGAATGGTCTGGGGGGCAGCTTTAGGAATCGCCACCAGAATCTCATCCGGATCGTATTGCGCCATGATGTCGGCTAGTTGCGCTCCCGTTCCCAACACCGGCACCCCGTGAATTCGCACCCCCTGCTTTCTCGGACTGTCGTCGATGAACCCAATGGGCTCATACTCCACCCCGTGCCGTCTCATATCGCGAACGATTACTTCTCCGGCGTCGCCCGCACCATAGATCAACACCCGTTTCCCTTGCTCTCGCTGAGCAAGTTCTCGATAGATGCGTGGAATCAGGCGGACACCGGCAAGGAAGCATACGAGCAAAATCGCGTCAGTCACAAAAACCGACCGAGGATACTTCACAGAAGAAAACATCCCTTCCATGATGCCAATAAACAACACACTGCTTACGAAGACTCCCGTGAGGATATTGCAAAGATCGGAGATTCCCGTGTAGCGCCAAAATCCCTCGTACAAGCGGAAAGGGATAAAACTCACGCCGCGCACGACCAAGAGCAGAGGAATTGTTTGCATCCATACTTTGACATAGACATCAGGAATGTTTCCGTCGAAGCGCAGGCCAAAAGCACAGGTATTCGCCAAAGCGATCAAAGTCAGCTGAATGATCACAATAAAGAAGCGGCGGTGTTCGACTATGAAGGACACCATAAGCTCTCCTTTTCGATCGACAGACTTTCAGACTGCGTTTGTGTCTCGAGCCTATCCGGATAACCACTATCGCCCGCTTCTGTCATCTGAGTTGTCCAGAGCGCAAGGCGCTCAGCGTGGAAGGAGAAACGGGGACCTATCCCTGGCCGTCATTCCCGCGCAGGCGGGAATCTAGGTTCTTGCCCCTGGATTCCGGGTCTCGCGTTGCTCGCCCGGAATGACGGGCTACCATGAGTGCCCGGGTCGGATCGAAGATTTTGTTTCTGAGCAGCGCAGCGAAGAATCTT
It includes:
- a CDS encoding polysaccharide biosynthesis protein, which codes for MVSFIVEHRRFFIVIIQLTLIALANTCAFGLRFDGNIPDVYVKVWMQTIPLLLVVRGVSFIPFRLYEGFWRYTGISDLCNILTGVFVSSVLFIGIMEGMFSSVKYPRSVFVTDAILLVCFLAGVRLIPRIYRELAQREQGKRVLIYGAGDAGEVIVRDMRRHGVEYEPIGFIDDSPRKQGVRIHGVPVLGTGAQLADIMAQYDPDEILVAIPKAAPQTIRQIVQALVPFKVPIKTLPSLQDLLDGTVTVRQIRDLAIEDLLERPPVRLNLAPVLDFVRGKRVLVTGAGGSIGAELCRQLAQHSPGTLILLDKAESALYDIDLEVGQHLSDSRNVAFLADVKNVARLREVFERHAPQIVFHAAAYKHVPMMEAHPEEGVLNNIVGTRSLCELAVHYGVETFVQISTDKAVNPTNVMGTTKRAMELYLQALARSASHGRTVFCAVRFGNVLGSNGSVVPLFLRQIKSGGPVTVTHPEITRYFMSIPEAVQLVLQAAPLAKGGEIFVLDMGEQLKVLDLARHLIRLSGFVPDDDIKIVFTGLRPGEKLFEELVGQGETKEACQVEKIRCVCAASVPDLALFATEIDHLEQLARQGQAAEIRTTLHRMISNFQHMEWPSALSPHPTGEILPVPQPNGPALLEA